The Pseudomonas alkylphenolica genomic sequence ACCAGAGCAACCTTGTCCAGTACGTTGGAATCCTTCATCTCGTGGTAGAAGTCGTTACCCTCACGAGTACGCTCACCCACACCGGCGAACACGGAATAACCGCTGTGCTCGATGGCGATGTTACGGATCAGTTCCATCATGTTTACGGTTTTGCCTACACCGGCACCACCGAACAGACCAACCTTACCACCCTTGGCGAACGGGCAAACCAGGTCGATAACCTTGATGCCGGTTTCCAGCAGGTCGTTGCCGCCTGCCTGGTCAGCGAACGACGGTGCATCACGGTGGATGCCCCAACGCTCTTCTTCACCGATTGGACCGGCTTCGTCGATTGGGTTACCCAGGACGTCCATGATACGGCCCAGGGTCGCTTTACCGACCGGTACCGAGATCGCTGCGCCAGTGTCGTTTACGTCCAGGCCACGTTTCAGGCCTTCGGTGGAACCCATCGCAATGGTACGAACCACGCCGTCGCCCAGCTGCTGCTGAACTTCCAGGGTGGTTTCCGCGCCAACTACTTTCAGCGCGTTATAGACACTCGGTACGCTGTCACGTGGAAATTCCACGTCGATGACGGCGCCGATGATTTGAACGATACGTCCGCTACTCATAGCTGGATCCTCTGAATATTTGAACCGTTAAACCGCGGCAGCGCCGCCGACGATTTCCGAGATCTCTTGGGTGATCGCAGCCTGACGCGCCTTGTTGTAGATCAGCTGCAATTCGCTGATCAAATCACCGGCGTTGTCGGTGGCGTTCTTCATCGCGATCATCCGGGCAGCTTGTTCAGCTGCGTTGTTCTCGACCACCGCCTGGTAGACCTGCGACTCCACGTAACGCACCATCAGGCCGTCCAGCAGCTCTTTGGCGTCAGGTTCGTAGAGGTAGTCCCAGTGGTGCTTGAGTTCTTGATCCGGGGTTGCCACCAACGGAATCAACTGCTCGACCGTTGGAGTTTGAGTCATGGTATTGATGAACTTGTTCGATACCACGGACAGACGATCGATACGACCGTCCAGGTAAGCATCCAGCATGACCTTGACGCTGCCGATCAGATCATTGATCGACGGCTCTTCGCCCAGGTGGCTGATTGCTGCAACGACGTTGCCGCCGAAGCTGCGGAAAAACGCCGCACCCTTGCTACCAACTACGCAGAGATCGATCTCGATCCCTTGCTCGCGGTTGGCCGCCATGTCCTTGACCAGGGCCTTG encodes the following:
- the atpG gene encoding F0F1 ATP synthase subunit gamma produces the protein MAGAKEIRSKIASIKSTQKITSAMEKVAVSKMRKAQMRMAASRPYAERIRQVIGHLANANPEYRHPFMIDRPVKRAGYVVVSSDRGLCGGLNTNLFKALVKDMAANREQGIEIDLCVVGSKGAAFFRSFGGNVVAAISHLGEEPSINDLIGSVKVMLDAYLDGRIDRLSVVSNKFINTMTQTPTVEQLIPLVATPDQELKHHWDYLYEPDAKELLDGLMVRYVESQVYQAVVENNAAEQAARMIAMKNATDNAGDLISELQLIYNKARQAAITQEISEIVGGAAAV